Proteins from a genomic interval of Streptococcus oralis:
- a CDS encoding DUF5966 family protein, with protein sequence MNDLLLIPVIFLAVGGILILLWRLFLIASGLFLIGFISFLIFVEVYGIYLFFTEPTLYFDDIRQHGLTSFTAVYLFINLMLVLGFSWRFINSKTKESM encoded by the coding sequence ATGAATGATTTACTCCTTATCCCAGTAATTTTTTTAGCAGTAGGAGGAATTCTCATTCTTTTATGGAGACTCTTTCTTATTGCCAGTGGACTTTTCCTTATTGGTTTTATCAGTTTTCTTATTTTCGTGGAGGTCTATGGAATTTATCTATTCTTTACTGAACCGACTTTATACTTTGATGATATCAGACAACATGGTTTAACTAGTTTTACGGCTGTGTACCTTTTCATCAATCTGATGTTGGTTCTAGGATTCAGTTGGCGTTTCATAAACTCCAAAACTAAGGAAAGTATGTAA
- a CDS encoding bacteriocin-associated integral membrane family protein: protein MKKLFILLSTFFLSFFFVWIIVLRAPQYLYASYDSVSLLRVKKDTQEPTREVFEQELENFANSEQSLIARRIVEPSKDGSTNFTYATYGQGSLPKEFQVASQESRERSDPLNSYLLLSGSLTKEKLAAKLDDLGYKAIADRKTPPYLLAFWIALNPLLLISLAIFGLAFFAMVIITRIKEMRAAGLQLFSGQTLLSIIGSALYDDVKWLCLAGGGSLIVGGAVLLGQGLFYSVLLATFSIGVGLYLLFLLGISLVLSLLYLMSLSYKALVPVLKGRLPLKRLMTLTLLCQLVAVFTVGYAVKTGLTSYQRLQELQLSKQAWEDRADYYQISFGIGDRGKNAENQSKWYAFAKEAIEEEQALYVKDNLFHFANPQGKNEQGETLDTYSPDANTLYVSPSYLEKEKVVVDAETKQKLAHLQKGEFILLLPEHLRSREAELKKIFEERLSYYGKSGEEASAPLDYEMKAHVSYLSMGEKRFVYNNGENPVSTQYLTDPILVVFTPTSTGDSFTSLSSWSINAGKNIFVKGYEDGIKLLKNAEIYDQVSYLKEGRSVYLARYYEVQTETLTLILGAIIGIASSLLLFYSVNLLYFEQFRREILIKRISGLRFFETHAQYMISQFASFVFGASLFIWRSRDLMIGLVTLLIFLVIAILTLYRQAQKESRVSMTIMKGK from the coding sequence ATGAAGAAACTATTCATATTACTATCAACTTTTTTTCTCAGCTTTTTCTTTGTTTGGATTATTGTCTTACGTGCGCCACAATATTTATATGCAAGCTATGATTCCGTCTCCTTACTTCGTGTCAAAAAGGATACTCAGGAACCAACGCGTGAGGTATTTGAACAGGAATTAGAGAATTTTGCAAACTCAGAACAGAGTTTGATTGCCAGACGGATAGTAGAGCCGAGTAAGGATGGAAGCACCAACTTCACCTATGCGACCTATGGTCAGGGAAGCTTGCCAAAAGAGTTTCAAGTGGCCAGCCAAGAAAGCCGAGAACGGAGCGATCCTCTCAATAGCTACCTTCTCTTATCTGGTTCATTGACCAAGGAAAAATTAGCTGCAAAATTAGATGATTTAGGTTATAAAGCGATTGCAGACCGCAAAACTCCTCCGTATCTTTTAGCTTTTTGGATTGCTTTAAATCCGTTGTTGTTGATTAGTTTAGCTATATTTGGATTAGCTTTCTTTGCTATGGTGATTATCACTCGGATTAAGGAGATGCGGGCTGCAGGGCTTCAGCTCTTTTCAGGACAGACCCTCTTGTCCATTATAGGAAGCGCCTTATACGATGACGTCAAGTGGCTTTGCTTAGCTGGGGGGGGATCCCTTATAGTGGGAGGTGCTGTACTCCTCGGCCAAGGGCTCTTTTATTCCGTTCTTTTAGCAACCTTTAGTATCGGAGTGGGGCTTTATCTTCTCTTTTTATTGGGAATTTCGCTCGTACTGAGCCTGCTCTACTTGATGAGCTTGAGCTACAAGGCTTTGGTTCCTGTGTTAAAAGGACGTTTGCCCCTCAAACGTTTGATGACCTTGACCTTGCTATGTCAGTTGGTTGCTGTCTTTACAGTAGGTTATGCAGTCAAGACTGGCTTGACTTCTTACCAGCGTTTACAGGAACTCCAGCTATCCAAGCAAGCTTGGGAAGATCGAGCAGATTATTACCAAATTTCCTTTGGGATCGGTGATAGAGGAAAAAATGCGGAAAATCAGAGCAAGTGGTATGCCTTTGCCAAGGAAGCAATCGAAGAAGAACAAGCCCTTTATGTAAAGGATAATCTGTTCCATTTTGCCAATCCACAAGGAAAAAATGAACAGGGAGAGACATTGGATACCTATAGTCCGGATGCTAATACGCTCTATGTTAGTCCCAGTTATTTGGAGAAGGAAAAGGTCGTGGTAGATGCTGAGACCAAACAGAAGTTAGCCCATCTCCAAAAAGGTGAGTTTATTCTCTTGCTCCCAGAACATTTGCGCTCTCGAGAAGCAGAACTAAAAAAAATCTTTGAAGAAAGATTGAGTTATTATGGAAAATCTGGTGAGGAGGCAAGTGCTCCTTTGGATTATGAGATGAAAGCGCACGTTAGTTATCTTTCAATGGGAGAAAAGCGGTTTGTTTATAATAACGGTGAGAATCCCGTATCCACTCAGTATTTGACTGATCCGATTTTAGTGGTATTCACGCCGACTTCTACAGGTGATAGTTTTACATCCTTATCTAGCTGGTCTATCAATGCTGGTAAGAATATTTTTGTCAAAGGATATGAAGATGGGATTAAACTCTTGAAAAATGCAGAAATTTATGATCAAGTCTCCTATCTCAAGGAGGGACGAAGTGTTTACCTCGCACGTTACTATGAGGTTCAAACAGAAACTCTAACCCTTATTTTAGGAGCTATTATTGGAATCGCGAGTTCTTTGCTTCTCTTTTATTCTGTGAATCTTCTTTATTTTGAACAATTCCGTCGTGAGATTTTGATTAAACGAATTTCTGGTTTGCGATTTTTTGAAACACACGCTCAGTATATGATTAGTCAATTTGCTAGTTTTGTATTCGGTGCGAGTCTCTTTATTTGGCGTAGTCGGGATTTGATGATTGGATTGGTAACTTTATTAATCTTCCTCGTTATTGCTATACTGACTCTCTACCGTCAAGCACAGAAAGAATCTCGTGTTTCTATGACCATTATGAAAGGAAAATAG
- a CDS encoding ABC transporter ATP-binding protein, with product MIELKNISKKFGSRQLFSDINLHFEGGKIYALIGTSGCGKTTLLNMIGRLEPYDKGQIIYDGTSLKDIKPSVFFRDYLGYLFQDFGLIESQTVKENLNLGLVGKKLKEKEKLSLMKQALNRVNLSYLDLKQPIFELSGGEAQRVALAKIILKDPPLILADEPTASLDPKNSEELLSILESLKNPNRTIIIATHNPLIWEQVDQVIRVTDLSHR from the coding sequence ATGATTGAACTAAAGAATATATCTAAAAAATTTGGAAGCCGTCAGCTATTTTCAGATATTAATCTTCATTTTGAAGGTGGGAAAATTTATGCCTTAATCGGTACAAGTGGCTGTGGTAAGACAACACTCTTGAATATGATTGGACGATTAGAGCCATATGACAAAGGGCAAATCATCTATGATGGCACCTCTCTTAAAGACATTAAGCCCTCTGTTTTCTTTAGAGATTACTTGGGATATTTATTTCAAGATTTTGGCTTAATTGAAAGCCAAACCGTCAAAGAGAATCTCAATCTGGGTTTAGTTGGTAAAAAGTTGAAAGAAAAAGAGAAACTCTCTTTGATGAAACAAGCTCTAAACCGTGTAAACCTCTCTTATTTGGATTTAAAGCAACCTATATTTGAGTTATCAGGAGGAGAAGCACAACGTGTTGCACTAGCGAAGATAATTTTAAAGGATCCGCCTTTGATTCTTGCAGATGAACCAACCGCTTCGCTAGACCCCAAAAACTCTGAGGAATTACTCTCTATCCTAGAATCTTTAAAAAATCCGAATCGAACGATTATTATTGCGACCCACAATCCTCTTATTTGGGAGCAAGTGGACCAAGTCATTCGAGTTACCGATTTATCACATAGATGA
- a CDS encoding DEAD/DEAH box helicase family protein has product MEVMQLLAMFRGTIPKDREKMDLFLRYQAQHFDEKWQDLVESFLTEEGKIEEIPHVYSFHQDIVSFLEASSEDNDQDLESYTRNFGQAGLSKLSQLSNWEKNLVLEVATYNLSTRFHIQSEKEELEQLSELVFHQNQDVNLVNVYRVANNLSDRISRDIEEFLLMVDSKELKKEVLEIHFEEKEGDVLAYLGSELMAILDTVTDLVHHEENYQQLPLTQKLKIITHFDEVKAIREKSKQVEEAVLPFDNIEQVEENVEVHSLSKVDKIVEEALREYPIGSQLSYKGQVFQLVSIENAQLNDLVRLELFNDSNQLFEENPILYLNSLEEIEQVLSLVELEKEDSEIEIDSSSENQEIDLFSYLEEENEKEKDKETETLIVGIEETDVPVQDFVFPDDLEDFYPKTNREKIETNIAAIELVKRLEKEGRQANPEEQELLAKYVGWGGLANEFFDELNPKYEAERLTLKSLVSKSEYSTMKQSSLTAYYTDPMIIRQIWQKLLDDGFEGGRILDPSMGTGNFFAAMPRSIREKSELYGVELDSVTGTIAKQLHPNTHIEVRGFEEVPYQNNSFDLVLTNVPFGNFRIADKNYDKPYMIHDYFVKHSLDLVRDGGQVSIISSIGTMDKRTDNVLQEIKTNTHFLGGVRLPDTAFKSIAGTRVTTDLLFFQKDQAKNLNEEELVFSGSIPFEEDKRVWINPYFDGKYNTQVLGEYEVRNFNGGTLNVKGESETLATDIMKALENVEAPKQIDNSLKAPVFIQKEVDNSIPSRIREDLALYSFGYEGNQIYYRDTHGIRKSSKVDEISYYVDEKGDFKAWDSSLSEHKIDRFVQLHLTDEEALDVYKTEEASKRGKYKGLFKKTVFYESPLSDKDISRIKGMVDLRETYQSLIEIQRHQDYSRTDFQVLLSKLNRDYDRFVSQFGYLNASVNRNLFDNDDKYSLLASLEDEYIDSKDQKVKYKKSLAFEKALVRPERVIARVSTALDALNSSLSDGRGVDLGYMVSIYPEHSQAAILDELGDQVLMDPESYLRGERKYLSKNQFLSGDILNKIEVVQLLVEENNQECDWNHALDLLESVRPPRIHLADIEFKIGSRWIPQSVYGKFAFECFTNREFELSSPDVEQVIEVNPVDGQVHLRTSFAYRYPSAKDSSLGVSGSRYDTGRKIFENLLNSNQPTITMTVTEGEKKKTITDLEKTSVLRAKEQHLQELFQDFVSRYPEVQQVIEESYNRLYNRTVSREYDGSHLVIDGLAQNISLRPHQENAIQRIVEEKRALLAHEVGSGKTLTMLGAGFKLKELGMVHKPLYVVPSSLSAQFGQEIMKFFPTKKVFVTTKKDFVKARRKQFVSRIITGDYDAIVIGDSQFEKIPVSKERQMNYIEDKLNELREIKTHSENKYTVKEAEQSISGLEKQLEELQRFNRDSFIDFENLGIDFLFVDEAHHFKNIRPITGLGNVAGITNTTSKKNVDMEMKVRQIQEEHDFKNIVFATGTPVSNSISELYTMMNYIQPDILKRYQVDYFDSWVGAFGEIQNSMELAPTGDKYQPKKRFKKFVNLPELMKIYKETADIQTQDMLDLPVPEAHIIPIESELTENQKLYLEELVMRSDAVKCGTVDPSKDNMLKITGEARKLAIDMRLLDSSYSLADNHKLLQVVDNVERIYREGMENKATQMIFSDIGTPKKKDNGFDVYSEIKALLVDRGIPSKEIAFVHDANSDEKKNSLSRKVNAGEVRILLASTEKGGTGLNVQSKMKAVHHLDVPWRPSDIQQRNGRIIRQGNENKEVDIYHYITKGSFDNYLWATQENKLRYIKQIMTSKEPIRAAEDIDEQTMTASDFKALATGNPYLKYKMELENDLTLLENQRRAFQRSKDHYRHTISYCEENVPILEKRLSKYEGDIQQSEISKDQAFSMTVGKQAFDQRAEAGESLHRLIRHNQADSKEFRTLASYRGFDIKMLSLPTNQPLPETFSVKIVGENQYSVSLDLYSSLGTIQRLQYTIDHIKEDQVKTQNLLDELKDKWTTAKVEIEKNFPKEEDYQTKKAEYDVLAPLIETETDLDIIDQALRQFHEKGKEKQEQLSFELD; this is encoded by the coding sequence ATGGAAGTAATGCAATTATTGGCTATGTTTCGTGGAACAATTCCAAAAGATAGGGAGAAAATGGACCTATTTCTTCGTTATCAAGCGCAACATTTTGATGAGAAATGGCAGGATTTGGTAGAGAGTTTTTTGACTGAAGAGGGCAAGATAGAAGAGATACCTCATGTCTATTCGTTTCATCAAGACATTGTTTCTTTTCTAGAGGCCAGTTCTGAAGATAATGACCAAGATCTAGAAAGTTACACAAGAAATTTTGGACAAGCAGGTCTAAGTAAATTATCTCAATTAAGCAATTGGGAGAAAAACTTGGTTCTAGAAGTCGCAACCTATAACCTTTCCACTCGATTTCACATTCAATCTGAAAAAGAAGAACTAGAACAACTAAGTGAGCTTGTATTTCATCAGAATCAGGATGTCAATTTAGTCAATGTCTATCGGGTTGCGAATAATCTATCTGACCGCATTAGTAGAGATATAGAGGAGTTTCTTCTAATGGTTGATTCCAAAGAACTAAAAAAAGAGGTTCTTGAGATTCATTTTGAAGAAAAAGAGGGAGATGTTCTAGCCTATTTGGGTTCGGAATTGATGGCTATTTTAGATACCGTTACGGATCTTGTCCATCATGAAGAAAACTACCAACAACTCCCACTGACACAAAAGCTGAAGATTATTACTCATTTTGATGAAGTAAAGGCTATAAGAGAAAAGTCTAAGCAAGTAGAGGAAGCAGTCTTACCTTTTGATAATATTGAGCAGGTAGAAGAAAATGTGGAAGTTCATTCCCTATCTAAAGTAGATAAAATTGTAGAAGAAGCTTTGAGGGAATATCCGATTGGTTCACAATTAAGTTATAAAGGACAAGTATTTCAGTTGGTTTCGATTGAAAATGCACAGTTAAATGACTTAGTTCGCCTAGAGCTATTCAATGATTCCAACCAGTTATTTGAAGAAAATCCTATCTTATACTTGAACAGTTTAGAAGAGATTGAACAAGTATTGTCTCTCGTAGAACTTGAAAAAGAAGATTCAGAGATTGAGATTGATTCATCAAGTGAAAATCAGGAAATAGATTTGTTTTCCTACCTGGAAGAGGAAAATGAAAAGGAAAAGGATAAGGAAACAGAAACGCTTATTGTAGGCATAGAAGAGACGGATGTCCCTGTTCAAGATTTTGTTTTTCCAGATGATTTAGAGGACTTTTATCCTAAGACAAATCGAGAAAAGATTGAAACGAATATCGCAGCTATTGAACTTGTCAAAAGATTAGAAAAAGAGGGACGACAAGCGAATCCAGAAGAACAAGAGCTACTAGCCAAGTATGTCGGTTGGGGTGGTCTTGCCAATGAATTTTTTGATGAACTCAATCCAAAGTATGAAGCAGAACGTTTAACTCTTAAGAGTTTAGTAAGTAAATCAGAATACTCCACCATGAAACAAAGTTCTCTTACAGCCTATTATACAGACCCAATGATTATTCGCCAGATTTGGCAAAAATTACTGGATGATGGTTTTGAGGGAGGAAGGATATTAGATCCTTCTATGGGGACTGGGAACTTCTTTGCGGCGATGCCTAGAAGCATACGAGAGAAATCAGAACTCTATGGGGTTGAATTAGACAGTGTGACAGGCACAATCGCAAAACAACTCCACCCCAATACCCATATTGAAGTGCGAGGATTTGAAGAAGTTCCCTATCAAAATAATAGTTTTGATTTAGTCTTAACGAATGTTCCTTTTGGAAATTTTCGCATTGCCGATAAAAACTATGATAAACCTTATATGATTCATGATTACTTTGTCAAACACTCACTTGATTTAGTAAGAGACGGAGGACAAGTGTCGATTATCTCATCTATCGGGACAATGGATAAGCGGACAGATAATGTCTTACAAGAGATTAAAACCAACACTCATTTTTTAGGGGGAGTTCGTTTGCCGGATACGGCTTTTAAAAGCATTGCAGGTACCCGAGTGACCACAGACCTCCTCTTCTTTCAAAAGGATCAAGCAAAGAATCTTAATGAAGAGGAACTTGTTTTTAGTGGTTCTATTCCCTTTGAGGAGGATAAGCGTGTCTGGATCAATCCTTATTTTGATGGGAAATACAACACACAAGTTTTGGGTGAATATGAGGTACGTAATTTTAATGGAGGAACCCTCAATGTTAAGGGGGAATCAGAAACATTAGCTACTGACATAATGAAAGCATTAGAGAATGTGGAAGCACCTAAACAAATTGACAATTCTTTGAAAGCACCTGTTTTTATCCAAAAAGAAGTAGATAATTCTATCCCAAGTCGTATACGTGAGGACTTAGCGCTCTATTCTTTTGGATATGAGGGAAATCAAATTTATTACCGAGATACGCATGGCATTCGGAAAAGTTCAAAAGTAGACGAAATTAGTTATTATGTAGATGAGAAGGGAGATTTTAAAGCTTGGGACAGTTCTTTGTCTGAACATAAAATAGACCGATTCGTGCAACTTCATTTGACAGATGAGGAAGCACTAGATGTATACAAGACAGAAGAAGCGAGTAAAAGAGGGAAATATAAGGGACTGTTCAAAAAAACTGTCTTTTATGAAAGTCCCTTATCGGATAAGGATATTAGTCGTATTAAGGGTATGGTTGATTTGAGAGAGACCTATCAATCCTTAATTGAAATTCAACGTCATCAAGATTATAGTCGGACAGATTTTCAGGTATTACTTAGTAAACTCAATCGTGACTATGACCGCTTTGTAAGTCAATTTGGATACTTGAATGCCTCCGTTAACCGGAACTTATTTGATAATGACGATAAGTATTCTTTACTAGCAAGTTTAGAAGATGAATACATTGACTCTAAAGATCAGAAAGTAAAATATAAAAAATCTTTAGCCTTTGAGAAAGCATTGGTTAGGCCGGAGAGAGTGATTGCAAGAGTTTCAACGGCTTTAGATGCCTTAAACTCCAGTTTATCGGATGGTAGAGGGGTTGATTTAGGCTATATGGTATCAATTTATCCTGAACATAGCCAAGCTGCTATTTTGGATGAGTTAGGAGACCAGGTTTTAATGGATCCAGAAAGCTATTTAAGAGGAGAAAGAAAATATCTTTCTAAGAACCAGTTTTTATCAGGAGACATTCTCAACAAGATAGAAGTAGTTCAACTATTAGTGGAGGAAAACAATCAAGAATGTGATTGGAACCATGCTTTAGATTTGTTAGAATCAGTTCGCCCTCCAAGGATTCATCTGGCAGATATTGAGTTTAAAATAGGGTCACGTTGGATTCCTCAATCCGTTTATGGTAAATTTGCTTTTGAATGTTTTACCAATCGTGAATTTGAATTGTCTTCGCCAGATGTTGAACAAGTCATTGAAGTGAATCCTGTCGATGGCCAGGTTCATTTAAGGACATCATTTGCTTATCGCTATCCAAGTGCCAAAGATAGTAGTCTTGGAGTCAGTGGGTCACGTTATGATACAGGAAGAAAGATTTTTGAGAATTTACTTAATTCGAACCAACCGACGATTACAATGACTGTTACGGAAGGAGAAAAGAAAAAGACTATCACAGATTTGGAAAAAACCTCTGTTCTAAGAGCAAAAGAGCAGCATTTACAAGAGCTCTTTCAAGACTTTGTCTCACGGTATCCAGAAGTCCAACAAGTCATTGAGGAAAGCTATAATCGTCTTTATAATCGAACGGTTAGTCGAGAGTATGACGGTAGCCATCTAGTCATTGATGGCTTGGCACAAAACATCAGTCTTCGTCCTCACCAAGAGAATGCTATTCAAAGAATCGTAGAAGAAAAAAGAGCCTTATTAGCTCATGAGGTAGGTTCAGGAAAGACCTTGACCATGCTTGGTGCTGGTTTTAAATTAAAGGAGTTGGGAATGGTTCATAAGCCCTTGTATGTGGTGCCCTCTAGTTTGTCTGCTCAATTTGGCCAAGAAATCATGAAATTTTTCCCTACTAAAAAGGTCTTTGTGACCACTAAGAAAGATTTTGTGAAGGCGAGAAGAAAACAATTTGTGTCACGTATTATTACAGGAGATTACGATGCTATTGTCATTGGGGATTCTCAATTTGAAAAAATCCCTGTCAGTAAGGAAAGACAGATGAACTATATAGAGGATAAACTCAATGAACTACGAGAGATTAAAACACATTCTGAAAATAAGTATACCGTTAAAGAAGCAGAGCAATCAATAAGTGGTCTAGAGAAACAATTGGAAGAACTCCAACGCTTTAATCGTGATAGTTTTATTGATTTTGAGAACCTAGGGATTGATTTTCTTTTTGTGGATGAAGCACATCACTTTAAAAATATTCGTCCAATTACTGGACTTGGAAATGTAGCAGGTATTACCAATACAACCTCTAAGAAGAACGTGGATATGGAAATGAAGGTTCGACAGATTCAGGAAGAGCATGATTTTAAAAACATTGTCTTTGCGACAGGAACACCTGTTTCCAATTCTATTAGTGAGTTATATACTATGATGAACTATATTCAACCAGATATCTTAAAACGCTATCAAGTTGATTATTTTGACTCTTGGGTAGGTGCTTTTGGAGAAATTCAAAACTCTATGGAATTAGCTCCTACAGGGGATAAGTACCAACCTAAGAAACGATTTAAAAAGTTTGTCAATCTACCTGAGTTGATGAAAATCTATAAAGAAACAGCCGACATTCAAACACAAGATATGTTGGATTTACCTGTTCCAGAAGCTCATATTATCCCTATTGAGAGTGAGTTAACTGAAAACCAGAAACTCTATTTAGAAGAATTGGTTATGAGGTCAGATGCGGTCAAATGTGGAACAGTTGATCCGAGCAAGGATAACATGTTAAAGATTACGGGTGAGGCACGAAAACTAGCAATTGATATGCGTTTATTGGACTCTAGTTATAGTCTAGCAGACAATCATAAACTGCTTCAGGTAGTGGATAATGTTGAGAGAATTTATCGTGAAGGAATGGAAAATAAGGCTACTCAGATGATTTTTTCAGATATTGGCACACCTAAGAAAAAGGATAATGGCTTTGATGTCTATTCTGAGATTAAGGCTTTATTAGTTGATAGAGGAATCCCTAGTAAGGAAATTGCCTTTGTACATGATGCCAATAGTGATGAAAAGAAGAATAGTTTGTCTCGAAAGGTCAATGCAGGAGAGGTGCGGATTCTCCTTGCCTCAACTGAAAAAGGAGGAACAGGTTTAAATGTTCAGAGCAAGATGAAAGCAGTTCATCACCTGGATGTACCGTGGAGACCAAGTGATATTCAGCAACGCAATGGACGTATTATCCGACAGGGAAATGAAAACAAGGAAGTGGATATTTACCACTACATTACAAAAGGTTCATTTGATAATTATCTATGGGCAACTCAGGAGAACAAACTCCGTTATATTAAGCAGATTATGACTTCTAAGGAGCCGATTCGTGCTGCAGAAGACATTGATGAGCAGACCATGACAGCTTCTGATTTTAAGGCACTAGCAACAGGTAATCCTTATCTCAAATATAAGATGGAACTAGAGAATGATCTAACCCTATTAGAAAATCAAAGACGCGCCTTTCAACGCAGCAAGGATCACTATCGTCATACAATATCTTACTGTGAAGAAAATGTACCCATTCTAGAGAAACGATTAAGCAAGTATGAAGGCGATATTCAACAGTCTGAAATATCGAAAGACCAGGCATTTTCTATGACGGTAGGTAAGCAAGCTTTTGATCAACGAGCTGAAGCAGGGGAATCCCTACACCGTCTTATCCGTCATAATCAAGCTGACAGCAAAGAATTCCGTACCCTAGCAAGTTATCGAGGATTTGACATTAAAATGCTTAGTCTTCCAACAAACCAACCTCTTCCTGAAACCTTCTCTGTTAAGATTGTAGGAGAAAACCAGTATTCTGTCAGTTTAGATTTGTATTCTTCTTTGGGAACGATTCAAAGGCTCCAATATACGATTGATCACATTAAGGAGGATCAAGTGAAAACTCAGAACTTATTGGATGAATTAAAGGATAAATGGACTACTGCTAAGGTAGAAATTGAGAAAAATTTTCCAAAGGAAGAGGATTATCAAACTAAAAAGGCCGAATACGATGTACTCGCGCCATTGATTGAAACAGAAACGGATTTAGATATTATTGATCAGGCCTTACGACAATTCCACGAAAAAGGAAAAGAAAAGCAAGAACAACTTTCTTTTGAATTAGATTAA
- a CDS encoding thrombospondin type 3 repeat-containing protein produces the protein MEDIYQRDSDQDGLTDAQELALGTNPLSADSDGDGRSDLVEIEEGTNPLEKDLQDIDQTSITEPSSVFMEMKQKISDMMESHYKEFIQALISIETGIENQQDLEDLYTYYMRTDAVSLLSSDLETSPQEVEMEIEL, from the coding sequence ATGGAAGACATTTATCAACGTGATTCGGATCAAGATGGACTAACTGATGCTCAAGAATTGGCGCTAGGAACCAATCCTCTTAGCGCGGATTCTGATGGTGATGGACGTTCAGATTTAGTGGAAATAGAAGAAGGAACCAATCCCTTAGAAAAGGATTTACAAGACATAGACCAAACAAGTATCACTGAACCGTCTTCAGTATTTATGGAAATGAAACAAAAGATTTCAGATATGATGGAGAGTCACTACAAGGAATTTATACAGGCTCTTATTAGTATTGAAACAGGGATTGAAAACCAACAAGACCTTGAAGACTTATATACTTACTACATGAGAACAGATGCCGTTTCTCTTTTGTCTAGTGATTTAGAAACCAGTCCTCAAGAGGTTGAAATGGAGATAGAGTTGTAG
- a CDS encoding DUF5962 family protein, with translation MMEDTYYQLEESLVQGFQTPEEYQAYKELKEHYEEVTGDYSFSIREFTSQLEIALQNHRGVDFEEHEKEEYLDLVQKLEEFDSSLATHYRQLID, from the coding sequence ATGATGGAAGATACCTATTATCAATTAGAAGAGTCTTTGGTACAGGGATTTCAAACACCTGAAGAATACCAAGCCTACAAGGAGTTAAAGGAACATTATGAGGAAGTGACAGGCGATTACAGCTTTTCTATACGAGAATTTACTAGTCAATTGGAAATCGCTCTTCAGAATCATCGAGGTGTGGACTTTGAAGAACATGAGAAAGAGGAATATTTGGACTTAGTTCAAAAATTAGAAGAGTTTGATTCCTCTCTTGCCACCCATTATCGTCAATTGATTGACTAG
- a CDS encoding peptidylprolyl isomerase: protein MLNKVKTKALISVGAVAATSFILMMGYTVGQHSTAKQSRKEIELAAAKLVEDKQAEDKTSILSSDTVKEFLTQYYTKEKLGENNTRIQPYMTESAYSQELSSQNDAMNQVYKDYILDYHFEKADIFVNQTTNQAIAMVSYNVTYVSDLKNANQSKTNQTETRTVKLSYSKLPGKLLVNQVQVWKSGLDDLDKATPKTLEESSSIPSLPNTTTK, encoded by the coding sequence ATGTTAAATAAAGTCAAAACTAAAGCCTTAATTAGTGTTGGAGCAGTAGCCGCAACTAGCTTTATTCTCATGATGGGATATACTGTTGGTCAACATTCTACTGCTAAACAAAGTCGTAAAGAGATTGAATTGGCTGCAGCTAAACTTGTAGAGGATAAACAAGCAGAAGATAAAACCAGCATTTTGTCATCGGATACAGTAAAAGAATTTTTGACTCAGTACTATACGAAAGAAAAGCTAGGGGAAAATAATACACGTATTCAACCCTATATGACTGAATCGGCTTATTCTCAAGAATTGTCAAGTCAAAATGATGCCATGAACCAAGTGTATAAGGATTATATTTTAGATTATCATTTTGAAAAAGCTGATATCTTTGTCAATCAGACTACGAATCAAGCCATTGCCATGGTCTCTTATAATGTAACCTATGTATCCGATTTAAAGAATGCCAACCAATCAAAGACCAATCAGACAGAAACCAGAACGGTTAAATTGTCCTATTCTAAACTACCTGGTAAGTTATTGGTCAATCAAGTACAGGTTTGGAAATCTGGGTTAGATGATTTAGATAAGGCCACTCCCAAAACTCTAGAAGAATCATCATCAATACCATCACTGCCAAATACTACGACAAAATGA